The following are encoded in a window of Arctopsyche grandis isolate Sample6627 chromosome 4, ASM5162203v2, whole genome shotgun sequence genomic DNA:
- the LOC143910922 gene encoding uncharacterized protein LOC143910922 has protein sequence MTPRRTQQPAQQHHPSHHKPSLPTQLAQNKQPGREQDLDRHATQDPLLRQLSPAQPDEQRRHRVNRLQHIKIPTKSHTSLTLTGEPCRNLVVVIVIETFENIPQQQNTSSGTASSIPENTTPRRKQIPLVRINN, from the coding sequence atgactccacgcagaacacagcagcctgcacaacagcaccatccaagccatcacaaaccttcactaccaacgcagctcgcccaaaataagcaacctggtagagaacaagacttggaccggcatgcaacacaagacccgctgttgagacaactttctccagcacaaccggacgaacaacgacgccatcgagtcaatagactccaacacatcaagattcccacaaaatcacacacatcgctaacactcaccggagagccatgtaggaatctcgtcgtcgtcatcgtcatcgaaaccttcgagaatattccgcaacaacaaaatacatcgagcggaacagcatcaagcattccagaaaatactacgcctcgacgaaagcaaattcctcttgtacgcatcaacaactaa
- the LOC143910374 gene encoding uncharacterized protein LOC143910374 produces the protein MSGKWKHVLKTPPPSLYVDKKTVWRDRLKYLYNIFALGAFTCVIYNCLNGKADWADYYGLKSEEEASLSSGQYWKRSLQSGNALIYRISGFNIKKIEDADDEVKENKNVES, from the exons ATGTCTGGGAAATGGAAACACGTATTAAAAACCCCACCGCCATCTTTGTATGTCGATAAAAAGACGGTATGGAGAGATCGTTTAaagtatttgtataatatttttgcttTAGGGGCTTTCACATGTGTCATTTATAATTGCTTAAATGGTAAAGCGGACTGGGCTGATTATTATGGATTGAAATCGGAAGAAGAAGCTAGTTTATCTTCAG GTCAATATTGGAAGCGTTCTTTACAATCAGGCAATGCTTTAATATACAGAATTTCTGGTTTCAATATTAAGAAAATTGAAGATGCTGATGATGAAGTCAAAGagaataaaaatgttgaaagttaa
- the sav gene encoding scaffold protein salvador isoform X2 has translation MISRKGQKAIKEGVVGKYVKKDTPPEMPKRNRRSRSQQPQNVVDNNVVATSQPEHKFGKGEGLGGHAGKYTPSESVPNLAHRFASLSTSGDSSSNLSTPYYSTDLTPSSHLLPFDGEGGSFSRQPSRQRHPIRQQTEDPIYQNQQQVKQQQHKMLLRENSSDSHNKVTPTSSTHHITPTSSQLHLSTSSVNVSHHSIPIGQIQQGYTNNAASVPIYSNVMTGPTGMTYGEQLIHNATHSPALMNTNQTDDGELPLPPGWSVDFTLRGRKYYMDHNTQTTHWTHPLESVPSGWQRVHSPQQGIYYFNEMTRQASYAHPCLVGGCYLFGPLTGALVPPYLLEEIPPWLIVYSKASQELDHKLRWGMFRLSDLDCYSAMLTRLYKQELQLIVMKYEQYRAALVQEMENRRAISYHTHSNC, from the exons ATGATATCAAGAAAAGGACAGAAAGCAATCAAAGAGGGAGTCGTCGGCAAATATGTCAAAAAAGACACCCCGCCGGAAATGCCCA AAAGAAACAGAAGGTCTCGCAGTCAACAACCGCAGAATGTAGTTGACAATAATGTAGTCGCCACATCTCAACCTGAGCATAAATTTGGTAAGGGCGAGGGTCTCGGAGGACACGCTGGAAAATATACACCCAGTGAATCCGTGCCCAATTTAGCACAcag atttgctAGTCTTTCTACCAGTGGTGATTCGTCATCCAACTTATCAACGCCATATTACAGCACCGACTTGACAccg AGTTCACATTTATTGCCTTTCGACGGAGAGGGTGGAAGTTTCAGTAGACAACCAAGTAGACAAAGACATCCGATACGTCAACAAACTGAAGATCCAATTTATCAAAATCAACAACAAGTAAAACAGCAACAGCACAAAATGCTACTGAGAGAGAATAGTAGCGATTCTCATAATAAAGTCACACCTACTTCTTCTACGCACCATATTACGCCGACTTCATCTCAACTACACTTGTCTACGTCTTCTGTCAATGTCTCACACCATTCTATACCCATTGGGCAAATTCAAcaag gATATACCAACAATGCAGCATCAGTGCCTATTTATTCCAATGTTATGACCGGACCAACGGGAATGACCTATGGCGAACAATTGATCCATAATGCAACCCACAGTCCAGCATTAATGAATACTAATCAAA CGGATGATGGAGAACTACCACTTCCGCCTGGCTGGTCAGTGGATTTTACTTTGCGAGGCAGAAAATATTACATGGATCATAATACGCAAACTACGCACTGGACACATCCTCTCGAATCCGTCCCTTCGGGCTGGCAAAGAGTCCACAGTCCACAACAGGGCATTTACTATTTCAA TGAAATGACCCGACAAGCATCGTATGCCCATCCGTGCCTTGTCGGAGGATGTTATTTATTCGGTCCACTTACGGGTGCCTTAGTTCCACCTTATTTATTAGAAGAAATTCCTCCATGGTTAATTGTATATTCAAAAG cgtCCCAAGAATTGGATCATAAATTACGATGGGGTATGTTCAGACTGAGTGATTTGGATTGTTACTCGGCAATGTTAACCAGACTCTACAAACAAGAATTACAATTAATAGTTATGAAATATGAGCAATACAG GGCAGCGTTAGTGCAAGAAATGGAAAACAGAAGAGCTATTTCATACCACACACATTCAAACTGTTAA
- the sav gene encoding scaffold protein salvador isoform X1, translated as MISRKGQKAIKEGVVGKYVKKDTPPEMPIINVWTTERNRRSRSQQPQNVVDNNVVATSQPEHKFGKGEGLGGHAGKYTPSESVPNLAHRFASLSTSGDSSSNLSTPYYSTDLTPSSHLLPFDGEGGSFSRQPSRQRHPIRQQTEDPIYQNQQQVKQQQHKMLLRENSSDSHNKVTPTSSTHHITPTSSQLHLSTSSVNVSHHSIPIGQIQQGYTNNAASVPIYSNVMTGPTGMTYGEQLIHNATHSPALMNTNQTDDGELPLPPGWSVDFTLRGRKYYMDHNTQTTHWTHPLESVPSGWQRVHSPQQGIYYFNEMTRQASYAHPCLVGGCYLFGPLTGALVPPYLLEEIPPWLIVYSKASQELDHKLRWGMFRLSDLDCYSAMLTRLYKQELQLIVMKYEQYRAALVQEMENRRAISYHTHSNC; from the exons ATGATATCAAGAAAAGGACAGAAAGCAATCAAAGAGGGAGTCGTCGGCAAATATGTCAAAAAAGACACCCCGCCGGAAATGCCCA TTATAAACGTATGGACCACAGAAAGAAACAGAAGGTCTCGCAGTCAACAACCGCAGAATGTAGTTGACAATAATGTAGTCGCCACATCTCAACCTGAGCATAAATTTGGTAAGGGCGAGGGTCTCGGAGGACACGCTGGAAAATATACACCCAGTGAATCCGTGCCCAATTTAGCACAcag atttgctAGTCTTTCTACCAGTGGTGATTCGTCATCCAACTTATCAACGCCATATTACAGCACCGACTTGACAccg AGTTCACATTTATTGCCTTTCGACGGAGAGGGTGGAAGTTTCAGTAGACAACCAAGTAGACAAAGACATCCGATACGTCAACAAACTGAAGATCCAATTTATCAAAATCAACAACAAGTAAAACAGCAACAGCACAAAATGCTACTGAGAGAGAATAGTAGCGATTCTCATAATAAAGTCACACCTACTTCTTCTACGCACCATATTACGCCGACTTCATCTCAACTACACTTGTCTACGTCTTCTGTCAATGTCTCACACCATTCTATACCCATTGGGCAAATTCAAcaag gATATACCAACAATGCAGCATCAGTGCCTATTTATTCCAATGTTATGACCGGACCAACGGGAATGACCTATGGCGAACAATTGATCCATAATGCAACCCACAGTCCAGCATTAATGAATACTAATCAAA CGGATGATGGAGAACTACCACTTCCGCCTGGCTGGTCAGTGGATTTTACTTTGCGAGGCAGAAAATATTACATGGATCATAATACGCAAACTACGCACTGGACACATCCTCTCGAATCCGTCCCTTCGGGCTGGCAAAGAGTCCACAGTCCACAACAGGGCATTTACTATTTCAA TGAAATGACCCGACAAGCATCGTATGCCCATCCGTGCCTTGTCGGAGGATGTTATTTATTCGGTCCACTTACGGGTGCCTTAGTTCCACCTTATTTATTAGAAGAAATTCCTCCATGGTTAATTGTATATTCAAAAG cgtCCCAAGAATTGGATCATAAATTACGATGGGGTATGTTCAGACTGAGTGATTTGGATTGTTACTCGGCAATGTTAACCAGACTCTACAAACAAGAATTACAATTAATAGTTATGAAATATGAGCAATACAG GGCAGCGTTAGTGCAAGAAATGGAAAACAGAAGAGCTATTTCATACCACACACATTCAAACTGTTAA